In Malus sylvestris chromosome 15, drMalSylv7.2, whole genome shotgun sequence, a single genomic region encodes these proteins:
- the LOC126603462 gene encoding uncharacterized protein LOC126603462 encodes MPTLGKKTVALESSANPNPRSNNEHLQTPKSLYEQSREDRIRENRERMQKLGIVDISLQLKSNIHSKRSTAKSYSNRCTTPSGPPSIRTLGPTRRSSRLKNATPVSYAEVHVSKKDDASYMKGIMLEEGERPEIYTEEHEKLLGNTDKTWTLFVDGYGKDGKRIYDPVRGKTCHQCRQKTLGHHTQCNQCNRLQGQFCGDCLYMRYGEHVIEANQNPDWICPVCRGICNCSFCRTKKGWPPTGILYKKISQLGFKSVAHYLIHTQRGQTNSGENLETTNPVSAKRSLQFPDVDASCEEIVKDDNDIGAIKPLVGQEGDDEFKTEKENEIKSSTNLDINNQTSAERVLSFSDMVQQSENFGLSEVDHKVGDHLGLSKLQSESGRDDRQGEKENTMPLMDMKLGDSSNALETSSKSKMKPALDIEPSTDSIGGRLRQRRRKGNKLSDDEIQEAKVEILDNSPALGPRSKLKKKHVLAEPSPDSIGGRLRQRRKVNA; translated from the exons ATGCCTACTCTGGGAAAGAAGACCGTTGCCCTGGAATCCTCagcaaaccctaaccctagaagCAACAATGAGCACCTCCAAACCCCCAAGTCATTGTACGAGCAGTCCAGAgaagatcgaatcagagaaAACCGCGAAAGAATGCAAAAGCTCGGCATCGTTGACATCTCTCTTCAGCTCAAATCTAACATTCACTCGAAGAGATCAACAGCAAAGAGCTACTCCAACCGCTGTACGACGCCGTCTGGGCCCCCTTCCATTCGGACGCTAGGACCCACTCGTCGTTCTTCTAG ATTGAAGAATGCTACACCAGTGAGCTACGCGGAGGTGCATGTGTCGAAGAAGGATGACGCTTCGTACATGAAGGGTATTATGCTGGAGGAGGGTGAAAGGCCGGAGATTTACACGGAGGAGCATGAGAAGCTGTTAGGCAACACTGATAAGACCTGGACTCTGTTTGTGGATGGTTATGGAAAAGATGGAAAACGGATTTATGACCCGGTTAGAGGAAAGACTTGCCATCAATGCAG GCAGAAAACTCTGGGTCATCATACTCAATGTAACCAATGCAACAGGCTCCAAGGACAGTTTTGTGGTGATTGTTTGTACATGAG ATATGGGGAACATGTAATTGAAGCCAATCAGAATCCAGATTGGATTTGCCCTGTCTGCCGTGGAATCTGCAACTGTAGTTTTTGTCGGACGAAAAAAGGGTGGCCTCCTACTGGCATCCTCTACAAGAAG ATATCGCAACTAGGTTTCAAATCAGTTGCACACTATCTCATTCACACCCAACGGGGACAGACAAATTCAGGAGAAAATCTGGAAACCACCAATCCAGTTTCTGCAAAGAGGTCATTGCAATTCCCAGATGTAGATGCATCATGTGAAGAAATTGTCAAGGACGACAATGATATTGGAGCAATAAAACCTCTGGTTGGGCAAGAAGGAGATGACGAGTTTAAGACTGAGAAGGAGAATGAAATCAAGAGCAGCACAAATCTAGATATTAACAATCAAACTTCTGCTGAGAGGGTATTGTCCTTTTCAGATATGGTACAGCAGTCTGAAAATTTTGGATTGTCTGAGGTCGACCACAAGGTTGGTGACCACCTTGGATTGTCAAAGCTTCAATCTGAAAGTGGCAGAGATGATCGTCAAGGTGAGAAAGAGAATACAATGCCCTTGATGGATATGAAACTTGGTGATAGCAGTAATGCATTGGAAACTAGCTCAAAGTCTAAAATGAAGCCTGCTCTGGATATTGAACCGAGCACTGATAGTATTGGTGGAAGACTGAGGCAGAGACGCAGGAAAGGAAACAAGCTTAGTGATGATGAAATACAAGAGGCAAAAGTGGAAATTCTAGATAACAGTCCTGCATTGGGCCCAAGATCAAAGCTCAAGAAGAAGCATGTTCTTGCTGAACCAAGTCCAGACAGCATTGGTGGAAGATTGAGGCAGAGGCGTAAGGTCAACGCGTAA
- the LOC126603463 gene encoding GDSL esterase/lipase At2g23540-like, protein MEYNSCTAACVGFVLLLVFNQSYLGNAANQGQGLGASFIFGDSLVDAGNNNYLPTLSKANMVPNGIDFKASGGKPTGRFTNGRTIGDIVGEELGQPNYALPYLSPNATGKALLVGVNYASGGAGILNATGRIFINRVGMDIQVDFFNQTRKQIDKVLGPSKAKEYIMKRSIFSITAGSNDFLNNYLLPVLSIGTRISQSPDAFIDDLISHFRVQLTRLYQLDARKFVIGSVGPIGCIPYQKTINQLNPDQCVELPNKLALQYNGRLKGLLAELNKNLPGSTFVYANVYDLVMDVITNYEKYGFTTASVACCGNGGQYAGIIPCGPQSSLCEDRLMHVFWDPYHPSDSANLIIAKKLLDGDTKIIYPMNLRQLRDHGLG, encoded by the exons ATGGAGTATAATTCTTGCACTGCGGCCTGCGTAGGGTTTGTTCTTTTGCTCGTTTTTAATCAGAGTTATTTGGGAAATGCTGCTAATCAAGGTCAAGGGTTAGGagcttcttttatttttggtgaTTCTCTGGTTGATGCTGGAAACAATAATTATTTACCAACGTTGTCCAAGGCGAATATGGTTCCAAACGGGATCGATTTTAAAGCATCTGGAGGAAAACCTACCGGAAGGTTTACCAATGGTAGAACCATTGGTGATATAGTTG GAGAAGAATTGGGGCAACCAAACTATGCACTCCCATATTTGTCACCAAATGCCACAGGAAAAGCCCTATTGGTTGGGGTGAATTATGCATCAGGAGGAGCAGGGATTTTGAATGCAACAGGAAGAATATTT ATTAATAGGGTGGGAATGGATATCCAAGTCGATTTTTTCAACCAGACAAGGAAGCAGATTGACAAGGTATTGGGCCCATCAAAGGCAAAAGAGTACATTATGAAAAGATCCATTTTTTCAATCACAGCTGGGTCCAATGACTTTTTGAACAATTATCTCCTACCAGTCCTCTCCATTGGAACAAGAATTTCCCAGAGCCCAGAcgcttttattgatgatttgaTCTCTCACTTCAGAGTCCAACTTACT AGACTTTATCAATTGGATGCTCGAAAATTTGTGATTGGAAGTGTTGGACCTATTGGCTGCATACCATACCAAAAGACCATAAATCAACTGAATCCAGACCAGTGTGTGGAGTTGCCAAATAAGCTAGCTCTTCAGTACAATGGCCGGTTGAAGGGCTTGCTTGCTGAACTGAATAAGAACCTTCCAGGTTCAACATTTGTTTATGCAAACGTGTATGATCTAGTGATGGACGTCATTACGAATTATGAAAAATATG GATTTACAACAGCAAGTGTAGCATGCTGTGGAAATGGTGGCCAATACGCAGGTATAATTCCATGTGGTCCACAATCCAGTCTCTGCGAGGATCGGTTGATGCATGTTTTCTGGGATCCCTACCATCCAAGTGATTCTGCCAACCTTATAATCGCCAAAAAATTGCTCGATGGAGACACAAAAATAATTTATCCAATGAATCTCAGACAACTTCGAGACCATGGATTAGGGTAA